A single region of the Pseudalkalibacillus berkeleyi genome encodes:
- a CDS encoding glycosyltransferase gives MVNDRPKISVVIPFYNCPYIHLAIRSVLRQTYRNYEIIVVDDGSTLNQNLISPYLKQIKYYYKDNGGTATALNKGIQVASGDLIAWLSSDDIFLRNKLHRQVQYMQETGADMVYTNFSLINERNRIIRENVGLVLGNRKDLLKRLPISCPINGSSVLVKKEIFTNVGLFDPTLRYTQDYDMWIRMAAKAKIEMLNETLLHYRHHENMGSKLYVEEQWKEIKQLQDKYKGMLARLIHCEELGYGGECDEI, from the coding sequence TTGGTAAACGATCGTCCCAAAATAAGTGTAGTCATCCCTTTTTATAATTGTCCATATATACATCTAGCCATTAGAAGTGTATTAAGACAAACTTATAGGAATTATGAAATCATCGTTGTTGATGACGGATCCACACTTAACCAAAATTTAATTAGTCCATATTTGAAACAAATCAAATACTACTACAAGGATAACGGTGGTACTGCAACAGCTCTGAATAAAGGGATTCAAGTTGCTTCTGGTGATTTGATCGCTTGGTTAAGTTCCGATGATATTTTCTTACGAAACAAACTTCACAGACAAGTGCAATACATGCAAGAGACTGGAGCAGATATGGTTTATACGAACTTTAGTTTAATTAATGAACGGAACAGGATTATTAGAGAGAATGTAGGTTTGGTTCTCGGAAACCGTAAGGATTTACTGAAAAGACTTCCAATTAGCTGTCCTATTAACGGAAGTTCTGTATTAGTCAAAAAAGAAATCTTCACAAATGTTGGTTTATTTGATCCTACCTTACGTTATACACAGGATTATGATATGTGGATTCGAATGGCTGCAAAGGCAAAAATCGAGATGTTAAATGAAACGTTATTGCATTATCGTCATCATGAAAATATGGGTTCAAAATTATATGTTGAAGAGCAATGGAAGGAAATTAAACAACTCCAAGACAAGTATAAAGGAATGTTAGCTAGATTGATACATTGTGAAGAACTTGGTTATGGAGGAGAATGTGATGAAATATGA
- a CDS encoding dTDP-4-dehydrorhamnose reductase family protein, which produces MKVLILGGKGMLGHVMVHYFQQFQEYDVQYTHRDKNESNGIFLDVLDFDDVRSLISTYKPDYLINCVGILNEHATENPHEAIKVNTLLPHILRYELSKFGGKLVHISTDCVFEGDKGKYTESDKPDGKSVYAMTKSLGEVIDEPHLTVRTSIIGPELKEGIGLYHWFMKQTGKVNGYVNVLWNGVTTLELSKVVKYLIENNGSGLFHLTAPERVSKYTLLKKIQNVFEKEDVTVIPYEDVICDRTLVNTREDIEYTVCSYDEMLNELKQWIVVPHEKR; this is translated from the coding sequence ATGAAAGTATTGATACTTGGTGGGAAAGGAATGCTTGGACATGTAATGGTACACTATTTTCAACAATTTCAAGAATATGATGTTCAATACACCCATCGTGACAAGAATGAATCCAACGGCATTTTCTTGGACGTCCTTGACTTTGATGATGTACGGTCACTAATCTCAACATACAAACCAGATTACCTCATTAATTGTGTTGGAATATTGAATGAACATGCTACGGAAAACCCACATGAAGCAATTAAAGTAAATACACTCCTACCACATATACTACGGTATGAATTATCTAAATTTGGTGGCAAGTTAGTTCACATTAGTACAGATTGTGTTTTTGAAGGAGATAAAGGGAAATATACCGAGTCTGATAAACCAGATGGAAAGAGTGTTTATGCCATGACTAAATCTCTTGGTGAGGTGATTGATGAGCCCCATTTGACGGTTCGGACTTCTATTATTGGCCCTGAGCTTAAAGAAGGGATCGGCCTCTATCATTGGTTTATGAAACAAACTGGAAAAGTAAATGGTTATGTCAATGTATTATGGAATGGTGTAACAACACTAGAACTTTCTAAAGTGGTCAAGTACCTTATTGAAAACAACGGGTCAGGACTGTTTCATTTGACGGCACCAGAACGTGTTTCGAAATATACGCTTCTCAAAAAGATTCAAAATGTCTTTGAGAAAGAAGATGTAACAGTGATTCCATATGAAGACGTCATATGTGACCGGACACTCGTAAACACCCGAGAAGATATTGAATACACAGTTTGTTCTTATGATGAGATGCTTAATGAGCTAAAACAATGGATCGTCGTTCCACATGAGAAGCGCTAA
- a CDS encoding NAD-dependent epimerase/dehydratase family protein: MRSANPRILITGATGFTGMYAYHYALEKHMNVTCIGRTLQRFQQNDHFVQCNLTNYLEIDQLIKDIKPDYVLHLAGFNDAAKSWENPMECIETNLHGTLHLLESIRKYVPECRTLVIGSALQFSPHNEKAPHPYSLSKTLQILLTQNWQDLFSMDVIVAKPSNLIGPGPSKGICSIVAEQIVKSEQEGKPVKITLNNSLAQCDFVDVRDVVKAYFLLLEYPSSFRSFEIGSGTSHTLEEVITIYKTMTQQQFLVNINESCEQTPVCMELGPIQTLGWVPEFTLQSSLKDILTYFRTYEAL; encoded by the coding sequence ATGAGAAGCGCTAATCCGAGAATTCTTATAACTGGAGCTACTGGCTTCACAGGCATGTATGCTTATCATTATGCATTAGAAAAGCATATGAATGTTACTTGCATTGGGAGGACCTTACAGCGTTTCCAACAAAATGATCACTTCGTACAATGCAATCTGACAAATTATTTGGAAATCGATCAATTGATTAAAGATATAAAGCCTGACTATGTGCTACATCTTGCGGGATTCAATGATGCAGCAAAGTCTTGGGAAAATCCGATGGAATGTATAGAGACCAATTTGCATGGCACGTTGCATTTGTTGGAATCAATTCGAAAATATGTACCCGAATGCAGGACACTCGTAATCGGTTCCGCACTTCAATTTTCCCCTCATAATGAAAAAGCACCCCATCCTTATAGCTTAAGTAAAACGCTTCAAATTCTTCTCACACAAAATTGGCAGGACCTCTTTTCAATGGATGTGATAGTAGCAAAGCCTTCAAACTTGATTGGACCAGGCCCTTCTAAAGGCATCTGCTCAATTGTTGCCGAGCAAATCGTAAAATCTGAGCAAGAAGGAAAGCCTGTAAAAATCACATTAAATAACAGTTTGGCTCAATGTGATTTTGTGGATGTAAGGGATGTAGTCAAAGCGTACTTTCTTCTCCTAGAATATCCATCCAGTTTCCGTTCTTTTGAGATTGGATCTGGTACGAGCCATACATTAGAAGAAGTGATAACCATTTACAAAACGATGACCCAACAACAGTTCTTAGTAAATATTAATGAAAGCTGTGAACAGACACCCGTTTGTATGGAATTAGGACCTATTCAAACGCTTGGGTGGGTGCCAGAGTTTACTCTACAATCGTCTTTAAAAGATATACTCACTTATTTTCGAACCTATGAAGCTTTGTAA
- a CDS encoding glycosyltransferase family 2 protein: protein MKYEKEITVIIPTYNKYPQNLLTLYSLTHQTFDLTKVEVIMVDDGSTDETESITKLHNFPFEFNYMKCRTNIGRPAARNKGLKMAKGKVIIFLDAEILVRPDFLTIHHQYHAETTNLVVSGIMFLKRLYSVLFPDFSEEQLEECMRLMIRNRTLYKKLESFNTQPHILPLIEKSDIENDSFQKLSLPSKVEVFYKEIIVKNYGYGLSNYQIPWQLFGTGHVSVSKKALDEVGLFEVYPGYGWDDCEMGYRLYKNGATYLTDRRLISYHQEHPIAPTIKNESKQNYYLFQEKYKEVDQMIISLTFLPVPFNLHQTNQILVNYKRLCKEHPKSFPIMKKYFQSMLRKIGFLASKSMNITNLKPTPTNMTELHQLELEKERLKELNIYMTFLQCFKRLENL, encoded by the coding sequence ATGAAATATGAAAAGGAAATCACTGTAATCATACCGACATATAACAAGTATCCTCAAAATCTCTTAACCCTTTACTCATTAACCCATCAAACATTTGACCTCACAAAAGTCGAAGTGATTATGGTCGATGATGGATCAACAGATGAAACAGAATCCATCACTAAACTCCATAACTTCCCTTTCGAATTCAATTATATGAAATGTAGAACTAATATTGGTAGACCCGCTGCCAGAAATAAAGGCTTGAAAATGGCTAAGGGCAAGGTCATCATCTTCTTGGATGCAGAAATTCTTGTAAGACCCGATTTCCTAACAATACACCATCAGTATCATGCTGAAACAACAAATCTCGTCGTGTCGGGTATCATGTTTCTAAAACGGTTATATTCTGTTTTATTTCCAGATTTCTCAGAGGAACAACTTGAAGAATGCATGAGACTTATGATACGTAATCGAACGCTCTATAAAAAATTAGAAAGCTTCAATACTCAGCCGCACATCTTGCCGCTTATAGAAAAATCTGATATTGAAAATGACTCTTTTCAAAAGCTTTCTTTGCCTTCTAAAGTAGAGGTGTTTTACAAAGAAATTATCGTGAAAAATTACGGTTATGGACTATCGAACTATCAAATTCCATGGCAATTATTTGGTACTGGTCACGTATCTGTTTCTAAAAAAGCACTTGATGAAGTGGGATTATTTGAAGTGTACCCAGGTTATGGATGGGATGATTGTGAAATGGGATATCGGTTATACAAGAACGGGGCTACTTATCTGACAGACAGAAGGTTAATTAGTTACCATCAGGAGCACCCAATAGCTCCGACGATTAAGAATGAATCCAAACAAAACTACTACCTCTTTCAAGAAAAGTATAAAGAAGTAGACCAGATGATCATTAGTTTGACATTTCTTCCAGTCCCATTCAATCTTCATCAAACTAATCAAATACTTGTCAATTATAAGCGCTTATGTAAAGAGCATCCTAAGAGCTTTCCAATAATGAAGAAGTATTTCCAGTCGATGCTAAGAAAAATTGGATTTTTGGCAAGCAAAAGTATGAACATCACTAACCTTAAACCAACTCCAACAAACATGACAGAACTCCATCAACTGGAACTGGAGAAAGAAAGACTTAAGGAATTAAATATATATATGACTTTTCTTCAATGTTTTAAACGACTGGAAAACTTATGA